The Haloplanus sp. GDY1 genomic sequence CGCGACGAGGATCGCCCCACCGGCCGCGAGCAGCGACACGTACACCGAGTTCCACCCGTAGGACCACGAGAACGACATGGAGCCGGTCGCGTATCCGGGGCCGGTTCGCAGGAACCACATCCCGAAGATGCCGATCGGGAGCAGGATGGCCACGGCACCGATTCCTGCCGGTAGCAGCGTCGCCGGGTACCGCCAGCGACCGAGGTCGAGGGTCGTCGCGCCCCGGTTCCCGCGGCTCTCGTAGGCACCCGACTCGTCGATGCCGATTCTGGACTCGATGGCCAGGATCACCGCCGTGACGGCGAAGAGCTGGAGCGACAGGAGCGCCGCGTAGTCCCGCATGAACGCGTTGTATCGGGCGTAGATGAACTGCGTGAACACTTCCACGCGCATGATGTTCGGGGTGCCGAAGTCGGAGAGCGTATAGAGAGCAACCAGCAGCGCGCCGGCGGTGATCCCCGGCGTGATCTGCGGGAGCGTGATGCGCTTGAACGCCTCCCATCGCCCGGCGTTGAGCGTGCGGGCCGCCTCGACGAGCGAGGCGTCAAGCGACAGGAGGGACGCTCGCGTCGTCAGAAAGACGTAGGGATACGTGTAGAGCGTGAGGACGACCGCGGCGCCGACGAATCCGTACACCGTCGGCAGCTTCGGCACGCCCAGTGGCGCCAGCGCGTTCGTGAGTGCCCCCCGCGGACCGAACGCCGAGACGGCGGCGAAGGCACCGAGATAGCTCGGAATGGCCAGCGGGAGCGCGATGACGACGGTCCAGAACCGCTGTAGCGGGAGCTTGGCCTGTACCGTGAGGACGGCGAGCGGAACGCCGACCACGACGCTCGCTCCGGTTACGACGGCGACCAGCGCGACGGTCCGCACCAGGACCCGCATCGTGGTCGGCGCGACCGTGAGGTCGATGGCTCGTGACCCGAGAGTGAACACGTCGACGACGAGCCATCCGAGCGGGAGGACGAGAGTGGCGGAGACGGCGGCCGCGAGCAGGGTCAGCCCCGTCCCTATCGACGTCGCTTCGTCCGCCGTGACACGCGAACCGAACGACGTGACCCACTCCCGGACCCGCATCGGTCACCCGAGTACGTCAGCCTCTCGCATGAGTTCGAGCGTCGGTTCGAGGTCCGACAGCTCCGAGAGGTCGATGTTCGGCGGATTCAGCTGATCGACCGTGGGCAGATCGCCCGGCGGTGCCACGCCGGAGATCATCGGATACGCGAAGCTGACGGTCGTGAAGAACTCCTGTGCCTCCGAGGAGAGCAGGTGGCGAACGAAGTTGTTGACCAGTTCGCCTTTCTCCGTCCCCTCGATTCGCAGTGCTCCGGCGACGTTGACGAGTGCCCCGGCGTCGTTTTCGGTGAACGCGAGGCCCAGGGGCGCGTCGGGGCGGCTGTTCTTGACGCGAAGGGCGTAGTAGTGGTTGGCGAAGCCCGCGGTGAGCGCACCGTCGGCGACCTGACTGGAGATGACGAACTCGTTCGGGTACTGCTCCGTTCCCGCCTCGCGCATCGAGACGAGCCACTCCCGGGCGGCGTCCTCGCCCCGGAGGAGTCGCATCGCGGTCACGAACGATTTGAAGGCCCCGTACGTCGGCGCCCAGCCCATCGTTCCGCGGAGCGCGTCCGTGTTCGGAATCTCCCGAACCTTGTTCGGGACGTCGCCCTCGCTCAGCTGCTCGGTGTTGTACGGGATGCTCCGTGCTCGCCCCGCGACGCCGACCCACGCGTTGTCCTCGCCCCGGAAGCCGCTCGGGACGGGCTCGACGACCTCGTCCGGGAGCGGTTCGTACGCGTCGTTGTCGGCAACGAACCCCAGCGAACTCGCGTCGATGGACCAGAAGACGTCGGCCTGCGGCGCTCCGGCCTCTACCTCCTCGACGACGGTCTGGGCCAGCGACGACGAGGAGGCGCTGCTGGCGAAGACCTGGAACTCGGGGTAGATCTCCTGCAGCATCTCGACGAACTCGTAGTAGATGCCGCCCTCTCCGCCGCCGATGTAGAGGTTCAGCGACCCGGACAGGTTCGGAAGCTCCTCGATCGAGGTCCCTCCGGGGGCGGACCGGCCCTCGACGAGCGCGCCCGAGCCCCGGAACGCGCTCAGCGCCGGAATCTCGACGTTCCCCGAGCCGTTCGTTCCTTCGGTTCCATCGCCACCGCCACCGCCACCTCCCAAGAGGCCCGAACAGCCGGCCAGACCGGCCGTCGAGCCAGCTGCGAGTGTTCCCAGCACCTGTCGTCGACTGAGGCGGGTGTCTCGCTCCATATGATTTAGGCCACCCTAAAACCACTTATATTTGCCGATTCGAAGACTCAGCGGCCAGTTCGCGGGGTTCGTCGGCCAACGCGAGATATTTCCGTCGGAGCGGGGCGGCGACGCTCGCGTGACTGCGCTCAGTCGTCCGCGGGGACCGGCCGTTCGATGGACCGCAGTTCGTCGAGGCAGTCCAGCCAGTCGTGCATGTGCTCTCCCACGTAGGCGAGGAACTCGCCGTTGCGGTAGTCGGCCTCCGCCTCCATCAGGGCGTCGGCCATCGCCGCGAAGGCCGTCGCGTAGGTCACCTCGCCGTCCGGGTCGGCGTCGTCGACCAGTTTCCACAGGTGTTCGTTGAGTTCCAGTCCCGCCACCTCGTTGTGCAGGTCGTCGAAGGTGGAGCGGGGCGCCTTGTCGTGTCGACAGAGCGGGTCGCCCGTGAGGATCTCCTTCCCCAGCAGGTCCGCCGCTCGCTTGAGGAACACGCCGCTCCAGATGTCGTCGAACCGGCCGACCGACCACTCGTTGTCGTCCATCGGCAGCTGGTAGAACGCGGGGATCACCTCCCGGCGGAAGGCGAGGTTCATCGAGCAGACGGTGAGGTACTGGCCGGGTTCGGCGACGAAGTCCGGGCCGAAGTCCGCCGCGTCGAGACGCGTCTCGGCCTGTCCCTGCAGGTCGCCGTCCATCAGGATGCGGACCGCGTCGAGGTCGGGCACGTTCGTCCAGAGGCCCTGCGAGGCGATCACGCTGTCGACGTGTGTCGTCCCCGTCTCCACCGTCTCGTCCATCGCCGCGTAGGGGTACCCTCGGGGGTAGAGGCCGTGGTCCTCGGCGCCGTGATAGAGGACGTTCACCCAGTTCTCGTCCGAGCGCACCGACTCCACGTCCCGGTCGGCGTGCAGGTTCCGGAGGTGCGTCCCGAAGAAGTCGACGTCCTCGTGGGGCCGGGTGTCGTCGTCGATGAAGACGCCGTAGGGGTGGTCGTGCGCCCAGAGGTAGAGCAGCCCGAAACTCGTCTGTGCGTGGCTCTTGGCGGGGATCAGGTGGCCGTACTCGCCGACCCCGTGGTCCTCCAGCCACGCCTCGCGCCGACTCCCGTCGAACACCTCGCCCGAGACGCCCAGGTCGTCGAGCATCGACTCCATCTCCCCCGTCGGGCAGTGGTCCTCGGTCACCAGCACGAACTCCAGCCGGTCCGTGTCGACCCCGTGGCGCTCGGCGTTGTCGACGTAGGATCGCACGCATTCGTACTCCCTGATCGTCGGGACGATGACGCAGATGTCCTCGCTCATTGCCCGCTTTTCTTTAGGCCCACCTAAAATATCTGTCGTTCCGTGCCGACGATATATACTTCTCGATAGGTGTTCGTAGGGGACATACCAACCGCTTTGTGCCGCTGTCGCCACCCTCCCACCGACTCGCTCGCCGACGGCGGCGACGTCGCCGACACCACACCCATGCCCGGACCCGACGACACCGACGGCCCCGACCTCGACGACGCCGAGTTCTACCTGAACCGGGAACTGAGCCACCTGGAGTTCCAGAAGCGCGTCCTCCACGAGGCGCTCGACGACCGGACGCCGCTCCTCGAGCGGGTGCGCTTTCTCGGCCTCTTCACCAAGAACCTCGACGAGTTCTTCATGAAGCGCGTCGGGGGGTTGAAACAGCAGATCGACGCGGGCGTCACCGACCCGACGGTCGACGGCCGGACCCCCCGCGAGCAGTGGGCCGAGATCCTCGAGACGACCGGTCCCATGTTCGGCCGCCAGACCGACTGCTACCGCGACGTGGTTCGGCCCGCCCTCGCCGAGGCGGGGATCGAGATCGTCGACCACGAGGACCTGACCGACGCGGAGCGCGACCGGATGCAGGACTACTTCGAGGAGTCCGTGTTGCCGACGCTGACGCCGCTGGCGTTCGACCCGGCCCACCCCTTCCCCTTCATCTCCAACCTCAGCCTCTCGCTCGGCGTCTACGTCCGGCACGACCCCGGCGAGGACCCGATCTTCACCCGCGTGAAGGTCCCGCAGAACCGCCCGCGACTCGTCCCCCTCGATGAGGGGTCGCGCTACGTCCTCCTCGAGGACCTCATCCGAGCGCATCTCGACTTGCTGATGCCCAACGTCGAGGTCGTCGACACCGCCCTGTTTCGCATCACGCGCAACGCCGAGGTCCGACACAACCAGGAGGTCGCCGAGGACCTGATCGAGGCCATCGAGGAGGTGATCGAACAGCGGCGCTTCGCCACCGCCGTCCGCCTGGAGATCGGCGACGACGCCCCCGAGGAGATGGTCGACCTCCTGCGCGAGCAACTCGACCTCTGCCCGGAGGAGGTGGTCCACCGCTCCGGACCCCTCGACTACCGGGACTTCATGACGCTCTCGGACCTCGATCGCCCCGACCTGAAACGCGAGCCCTGGTCGCCGCTCCCCCATCCCCGGTTCGCCGAGGGGCCGGCCGGCGAGGTGACCGTCCAGGGGAGCGACCTCTTCGACGAGATCGCCCGCGACGACGTCCTCCTCCATCACCCGTATCACTCCTTCGAGGGGACGGTCCAGCGCTTCCTCGACGCCGCCGCCAACGACCCCGACGTGTTGGCGATCAAGGCCGCCATCTACCGCACGGCGAGTGACTCGCAGGTGATCCAGCGGCTGATCGACGCCGCCGACAACGGCAAGCAGGTGGCGGTGATGGTCGAACTCAAGGCCCGCTTCGACGAGCAGAACAACCTCCAGTGGGTGCGCAAACTGGAGGAGAACGGCATCCACGTCGCTTACGGCACGGTCGGGCTGAAGACCCACACCAAGACCGCGCTGGTCGTCCGCGAGGAGGCGGACGGCGTGAAACTCTACTCCCACGTCGCCACGGGTAACTACCACTCCGAGACGGCGAAGGGGTACGTCGACCTCGGCCTGTTGACCGCCGACCGCGACGTCGGGCAGGACCTCGTGACGGTGTTCAACTTCTTCACCGGCCCCTCGCTGGACGAGGAGTTCCGCAAACTGCTCGTCGCGCCCGTCACGATGCGAAAGCGGTTCACGGAACTGATCCGCCGGGAGGCCGACCACGCCCGCGCCGGCCGCCCCGCCCGCATCGTCGCGAAGATGAACGCGCTGGAGGACCCCGCCATCGTCGAGGAACTGTACCGCGCCTCGATGGCCGGCGTCGATATCGACCTGATCGTCCGCGACATCTGCCGCCTGCGGCCGGGGATCGAGGGGATCAGCGACACCGTCACCGTCCACTCCGTCGTCGGTCGCTTCCTGGAACATTCGCGGATCTACTACTTCGAGAACGGCGCGGGGGCGGAGAGCCCGACGGAGGCCGGCGACGGCCGCGCCCCCGAGTACTACCTCGGGTCGGCCGACTGGATGACCCGCAACCTCGACCACCGGGTCGAGGCCGTCGCCCCCGTCACCGACCCCGACGCCCGCGAGCAACTCCGGTTCGTCCTCGAGGTGATGCTGAACGACAACCGCACCCGCTGGACGATGAACGCCGACGGGAGCTACGACCAGCGGACGCCGGGCGACGACCCCGAGTGGGCCACCCAGTCCGTCCTGATGGACGCCGCCCGCCGGGCCCACGACCGGGACGACGAGCGCGGGATCGACACCGACCACCCGGCGAGTCCCGGCGACCTGCTCGTCGCCCCTGAGTCGGCGGACGAGGCCGAGGCGGGACCGACCGACGGGCGCGACGCCGGCGGCGCCGACCCGGAGACGGCCGACGGGCGCGCCGGCGACGGCGTGGACGCCCCCGCCGTCGAGGACGAGGACTAATCCGCCTCGCTCAGCGATTCGAGCAGGACGACGGCGGGGTCGGGTGCCAGCGGCTCGTTCGCGTTCCCGCAGTGTGGCGACTGGACGCAGGCCGGACAGCCGTCGGCACAGCCACAGCCGTCGATCATCCGGGCGGTCCGGGGGACGAGCGGGCGGTCCGGGGGACGAGCGACTCGAAGCGCGCGTAGCCGCCGCGGGCGAGCCCCACGCCGCCGGGGTAGCCGTCGTAGACGAAGACGGTGGGCGCGCCGGTGTGGGCGTGATGCGGCGTCGAGAGGCCGCCGACGTCCGCGCGGTCACAGAGCAGGTGGAGGGGAAACAGGGAGATCAGGCCGTGTTCGGCCGCGTGGATGCCGCCGTCGAAGTCGCCGACCGCCCGCATCTCGGCCTCCACGTCCGCCGGGACGGTGAAATACAGCGCCGTCGTCGACAACGTCGTCTCGGGGAGGGTGAGCGTTTCGCGGCCCAGCGTCTCGCCCCGACCCGCGTCCCGGCGCTCGTAGCCCGTCACCCGCTCCGTGACGGTCACGTCCGCGAGGTGGACGCCGACGTCGGGGCGGGCCGAGAGCGCCGTCGACTCCCGGTCGCGCTCGACCGCGATCGACTTCTCGGTCAGCACCCGGGTGTAGTAGTCCGCCCACGTCGCCTGCAGGGTCGCCACGTCCCGGTCCAGATCCAGGTCGGTCACCTCGTAGGACTGCCCCTGGTGGTGGTAGATCGCGCCCGGGTGGGCGTCCCGGAGGGCGTCGCCGAAGCCGAGGGTGGCGATCACGTCGCCGTCGGCCAGCAGGTCCACCTCCCGGTCGTCGGCGCCCCGGAGGGACGTCGCGTGCTGCGGGCTCCGGTCGCCGGCGTGGGTCCAGCGGACCCCCTCCGCCGTCTCGCGGCGCTCCAGGCAACCGGCGGCTTCCAGGTCGGCCACGACGTCGGCGAACCCCTCGCCGAAGTGGGCCTCGTCCGCCCGGGACAGCCAGTTCTCCGCCGCCGCCGCGGCGACGTGGTCGGGGAGCAGGTGTTCGTTCCCCGGGTCGACCGTCGCCCGCTCCGGGTCGCCCTCGAAGAGGGTCTCGGGGTTGGCCATCAGGTACTGGTCGAGCTGGTCCTCGCCGGCGACGAGGGCGACGAGCGCGGGGTCGGCCCCCCGGCCCGCCCGGCCCGCGCGCTGGAAGGCCGACATCCGGGTGCCGGGGTAGCCGTCCAGCAACACGGCGTCGAGTCCCCCGACGTCGACGCCGAGTTCGAGGGCGCTGGTGCTCCAGACGCCCCGCACGCGCCCGTCGTGGAGGCCGTCCTCGACCTCGCGGCGGCGCTCGTCGCGCAGCGAGGCCTGGTACGCCTCGATCCGTCCCGCCAGGTCCCGCTCGCCACGCTCCCGGAGCGCGTCGGCGCTCTCGGTGGCGTAGCGCTCGGCGGTCTGGCGCGCCCGGGTGAAGGCGAGAGTCTGGTGGCCCGCGGCCACGAGGTCGGTAAAGAGGCGCTTCGTCTCGACGTGGCTCGACCGGCGGCGGCCCGCCCCCCGGTCGCCCTCGTGTTCGGGCGGGTTCCAGAGGAGCCAGTGGCGCGGCCCCCGGCCGCTCGCGTCCGTCTCGACGAGCGCGAACCCGGATTCGGGGCGGCCCGTCAGGCGCGCCGCGTGGTCGACGGGGTTGCCGACGGTGGCCGAACAGCAGACGAACGCCGGATCGCTCCCGAAGCGCTCACAGAGGCGCGCCAGCCGCCTGAGAACGAGCGAGACGTGGGTGCCGAAGACGCCGCGATAGCCGTGCATCTCGTCGATCACGACCAGCTCCAGCGACGAGAACAGCCACTCCCACAGCCGGTGGCCGTGAGGCAGGAGGCCGTAGTGGAGCATGTCCGGGTTCGAGAGCAGGACCGTCGGCCGCCGGTCCCGG encodes the following:
- a CDS encoding alpha-1 4-glucan-protein synthase, with the translated sequence MSEDICVIVPTIREYECVRSYVDNAERHGVDTDRLEFVLVTEDHCPTGEMESMLDDLGVSGEVFDGSRREAWLEDHGVGEYGHLIPAKSHAQTSFGLLYLWAHDHPYGVFIDDDTRPHEDVDFFGTHLRNLHADRDVESVRSDENWVNVLYHGAEDHGLYPRGYPYAAMDETVETGTTHVDSVIASQGLWTNVPDLDAVRILMDGDLQGQAETRLDAADFGPDFVAEPGQYLTVCSMNLAFRREVIPAFYQLPMDDNEWSVGRFDDIWSGVFLKRAADLLGKEILTGDPLCRHDKAPRSTFDDLHNEVAGLELNEHLWKLVDDADPDGEVTYATAFAAMADALMEAEADYRNGEFLAYVGEHMHDWLDCLDELRSIERPVPADD
- the ppk1 gene encoding polyphosphate kinase 1, whose protein sequence is MPGPDDTDGPDLDDAEFYLNRELSHLEFQKRVLHEALDDRTPLLERVRFLGLFTKNLDEFFMKRVGGLKQQIDAGVTDPTVDGRTPREQWAEILETTGPMFGRQTDCYRDVVRPALAEAGIEIVDHEDLTDAERDRMQDYFEESVLPTLTPLAFDPAHPFPFISNLSLSLGVYVRHDPGEDPIFTRVKVPQNRPRLVPLDEGSRYVLLEDLIRAHLDLLMPNVEVVDTALFRITRNAEVRHNQEVAEDLIEAIEEVIEQRRFATAVRLEIGDDAPEEMVDLLREQLDLCPEEVVHRSGPLDYRDFMTLSDLDRPDLKREPWSPLPHPRFAEGPAGEVTVQGSDLFDEIARDDVLLHHPYHSFEGTVQRFLDAAANDPDVLAIKAAIYRTASDSQVIQRLIDAADNGKQVAVMVELKARFDEQNNLQWVRKLEENGIHVAYGTVGLKTHTKTALVVREEADGVKLYSHVATGNYHSETAKGYVDLGLLTADRDVGQDLVTVFNFFTGPSLDEEFRKLLVAPVTMRKRFTELIRREADHARAGRPARIVAKMNALEDPAIVEELYRASMAGVDIDLIVRDICRLRPGIEGISDTVTVHSVVGRFLEHSRIYYFENGAGAESPTEAGDGRAPEYYLGSADWMTRNLDHRVEAVAPVTDPDAREQLRFVLEVMLNDNRTRWTMNADGSYDQRTPGDDPEWATQSVLMDAARRAHDRDDERGIDTDHPASPGDLLVAPESADEAEAGPTDGRDAGGADPETADGRAGDGVDAPAVEDED
- a CDS encoding ABC transporter permease yields the protein MRVREWVTSFGSRVTADEATSIGTGLTLLAAAVSATLVLPLGWLVVDVFTLGSRAIDLTVAPTTMRVLVRTVALVAVVTGASVVVGVPLAVLTVQAKLPLQRFWTVVIALPLAIPSYLGAFAAVSAFGPRGALTNALAPLGVPKLPTVYGFVGAAVVLTLYTYPYVFLTTRASLLSLDASLVEAARTLNAGRWEAFKRITLPQITPGITAGALLVALYTLSDFGTPNIMRVEVFTQFIYARYNAFMRDYAALLSLQLFAVTAVILAIESRIGIDESGAYESRGNRGATTLDLGRWRYPATLLPAGIGAVAILLPIGIFGMWFLRTGPGYATGSMSFSWSYGWNSVYVSLLAAGGAILVALPIALRSAVSESVVATVADRAPYVGYATPGIVLAIALVSFSLDVVPALYKTIPLLVFAYVVRFMPQAIGPIRTSRMQVDRGLVEAARTLGRSRLAAFRSITLPLVLPGIATGAALVFLTTMKELPATLILRPLRFDTLVTYIWRVQEAGLYGQAAVPALVLVVVSGLSMAVILAQEGGRKSDQ
- a CDS encoding extracellular solute-binding protein, with product MERDTRLSRRQVLGTLAAGSTAGLAGCSGLLGGGGGGGDGTEGTNGSGNVEIPALSAFRGSGALVEGRSAPGGTSIEELPNLSGSLNLYIGGGEGGIYYEFVEMLQEIYPEFQVFASSASSSSLAQTVVEEVEAGAPQADVFWSIDASSLGFVADNDAYEPLPDEVVEPVPSGFRGEDNAWVGVAGRARSIPYNTEQLSEGDVPNKVREIPNTDALRGTMGWAPTYGAFKSFVTAMRLLRGEDAAREWLVSMREAGTEQYPNEFVISSQVADGALTAGFANHYYALRVKNSRPDAPLGLAFTENDAGALVNVAGALRIEGTEKGELVNNFVRHLLSSEAQEFFTTVSFAYPMISGVAPPGDLPTVDQLNPPNIDLSELSDLEPTLELMREADVLG